Part of the Roseofilum reptotaenium CS-1145 genome, GGGGCGCTACAGTGGCAGGTATTATGTGACGGAAACTCGCCATCTCTATTATCAGGGGGTTTATACAACGGAATTTAGTATTCGGGGATTGCGAGGAGGGTCGATTTTCGATATTTTATCGCCGCAAAATCGTTTACGGCCGGGGCAAACGTTGATGGTGGGCATTGTGACGCATAATCGAGACCCGGAGGGGTTGGGGCGAGTGCGGGTTAAGTTTCCGACGCTGAACCCGGAACCCGATGGTAGTGCCCATGCGAGTCAGTGGGCTAGGGTGGTGAGCGTGGGTGGAGGTAAATATCGGGGGTTTGATTGTTTGCCGGAAATTAATGATGAGGTGTTGGTGGCGTTTGAACATGGGGATGTGCATCGTCCTTATATTATTGGTGGGTTGTGGAATGGGCAGGATAAACCGCCAGAACCGATCAATCGTACGATTTCCGATCGCGGAAAAGTGCGCTTAAGAACGTTTAAAACGCCTAGTGGCCATACCTTGCAGTTTGTGGAAGAAGACCAATATGCTAGTCGAGATGGGATTTATCTGCGCAGTAGTGCCGGTCATGAGATAGAACTCAATGATAGCGATCGCGCCCTGGAAATTACCACCAACGGCCAAAACAAAATCCGTTTTGATGACCGCAACCAGCGCATCGAAATTCAGACTAGAGGCGGCCATCACTACATTCTTGATGATACCCGGCATAATATGACCCTAAAATCTACGGGAACCATGAACCTGAATAGCTCTAGAGGGGTGCAAATTAACCCAGGACTGGGTCAAGTGGGTGTATCTGGGAATCTGAGCTGTCAAATCTTAACAACGGGACAATTGATTATCGGATTTGGGGCGAATCAAGTTAATGTGGGAGAGGCGATCGCTAACCTACAAAAACAGGTCACTCAACAACAACAAAGCTTCCAAAACTACGTTCAACAGCAACAAACCCTCGATCAACAGCAAGATGCAGCTCGAGCGCAACTGGCTCAACAACTGCAACAAGCACAAAACCAAGCGGCCCAACTTACCCAAACTCAACAACAACTCTTGCAAGAACAGCAACGCCAACAAACCGTCGATCAACAGCAAAATGCTGCACTACAACAAACTCAAAATCAACTGAATACTCTCATTAACCCAGCCAGTCCGAGTCCGAGTCCTACCCCTACTCCAACTCCAACCCCTCCCGCACCATAGCTCCAGAGTTCCAAGCTATGAGACAATATAAAAGGCAGTTTGGGCAGGTCTACTTCTTTTTGAAACAATAAACTTTTAATCCTATCTCCCCATTCCCTGTTTAATCTCTAACGTTCAACCCCCCTTGAGTGACCTATCTTGGCCCTTTTGGCCCCTCTTACCTCTCTATCCCTACGGTCAACG contains:
- a CDS encoding VgrG-related protein, which produces MSDETLFVSTPMVEIEGATEEEMSSFMRDILQISVEESLHLPGMFTLVINNPYSPLDDETQTWQHDPLIQIGKKVKIGFIGSTSEENEQANQDWLIDGEITGMETHFTNTTQAPIVIRGYDLSHRLHRGRFNRSFQDYTDSDIVRKVAKEMGIEEGHIDDSGKTHPYVFQENQTNMEFLRERAARIGFELFVQNGTLHFRSPTESEVLQLAWLTEVESFRVRVTSSEKVDAVEVRSWDYRYKKPIVAKVDRHNLITNVEGKGEGIVDTSDTNDSRIHFIEDNFGSNLPSPRLIVVDKPVASPDEADRMAQAIYDELGGEFIYADAHAQGNPLIQVGKVIELTQMGRYSGRYYVTETRHLYYQGVYTTEFSIRGLRGGSIFDILSPQNRLRPGQTLMVGIVTHNRDPEGLGRVRVKFPTLNPEPDGSAHASQWARVVSVGGGKYRGFDCLPEINDEVLVAFEHGDVHRPYIIGGLWNGQDKPPEPINRTISDRGKVRLRTFKTPSGHTLQFVEEDQYASRDGIYLRSSAGHEIELNDSDRALEITTNGQNKIRFDDRNQRIEIQTRGGHHYILDDTRHNMTLKSTGTMNLNSSRGVQINPGLGQVGVSGNLSCQILTTGQLIIGFGANQVNVGEAIANLQKQVTQQQQSFQNYVQQQQTLDQQQDAARAQLAQQLQQAQNQAAQLTQTQQQLLQEQQRQQTVDQQQNAALQQTQNQLNTLINPASPSPSPTPTPTPTPPAP